One segment of Microbacterium arborescens DNA contains the following:
- the tuf gene encoding elongation factor Tu, with amino-acid sequence MAKAKFERTKPHVNIGTIGHVDHGKTTLTAAISKVLADKYPSATNVQRDFASIDSAPEERQRGITINISHVEYETPKRHYAHVDAPGHADYIKNMITGAAQMDGAILVVAATDGPMAQTREHVLLAKQVGVPYLLVALNKSDMVDDEEILELVELEVRELLSSQDFDGDNAPVVRVSGLKALEGDEKWVNAIVELMDAVDESIPDPVRDKDKPFLMPVEDVFTITGRGTVVTGRAERGTLAINSEVEIVGIRPTQKTTVTGIEMFHKQLDEAWAGENCGLLLRGTKRDDVERGQVVVKPGSVTPHTNFEGTAYILSKEEGGRHNPFYTNYRPQFYFRTTDVTGVISLPEGTEMVMPGDTTDMSVELIQPIAMEEGLGFAIREGGRTVGAGTVTKIIK; translated from the coding sequence GTGGCTAAGGCCAAGTTCGAGCGGACCAAGCCGCACGTCAACATCGGAACCATCGGTCACGTCGACCACGGCAAGACGACGCTCACCGCAGCGATCTCGAAGGTGCTCGCTGACAAGTACCCGTCGGCCACCAACGTGCAGCGTGACTTCGCGTCCATCGACTCGGCGCCCGAAGAGCGTCAGCGTGGTATCACGATCAACATCTCGCACGTCGAGTACGAGACCCCCAAGCGTCACTACGCTCACGTCGACGCCCCGGGTCACGCTGACTACATCAAGAACATGATCACCGGTGCCGCTCAGATGGACGGCGCGATCCTCGTGGTCGCCGCCACCGACGGCCCGATGGCTCAGACCCGCGAGCACGTCCTGCTCGCCAAGCAGGTCGGCGTGCCCTACCTGCTGGTCGCGCTCAACAAGTCCGACATGGTCGACGACGAGGAGATCCTCGAGCTCGTCGAGCTCGAGGTTCGCGAGCTGCTGTCGTCGCAGGACTTCGACGGTGACAACGCTCCCGTCGTCCGCGTCTCGGGCCTGAAGGCTCTCGAGGGCGACGAGAAGTGGGTCAACGCCATCGTCGAGCTCATGGACGCCGTCGACGAGTCGATCCCCGACCCGGTGCGTGACAAGGACAAGCCGTTCCTCATGCCCGTCGAGGACGTCTTCACGATCACCGGTCGTGGAACCGTCGTCACCGGTCGCGCCGAGCGTGGCACCCTCGCCATCAACTCCGAGGTCGAGATCGTCGGCATCCGCCCGACGCAGAAGACCACGGTCACGGGTATCGAGATGTTCCACAAGCAGCTCGACGAGGCCTGGGCCGGCGAGAACTGTGGTCTGCTCCTCCGCGGCACCAAGCGTGACGACGTCGAGCGTGGCCAGGTCGTCGTGAAGCCGGGTTCGGTTACCCCGCACACCAACTTCGAGGGCACTGCCTACATCCTCTCGAAGGAGGAGGGTGGCCGTCACAACCCCTTCTACACGAACTACCGCCCGCAGTTCTACTTCCGCACCACGGACGTCACCGGCGTCATCTCGCTGCCCGAGGGCACCGAGATGGTCATGCCCGGTGACACCACCGACATGTCGGTCGAGCTCATCCAGCCGATCGCCATGGAAGAGGGCCTCGGCTTCGCGATCCGTGAGGGTGGCCGCACCGTCGGCGCCGGCACGGTGACCAAGATCATCAAGTAA
- the fusA gene encoding elongation factor G, translating into MAQEVLTDLNKVRNIGIMAHIDAGKTTTTERILFYTGVNHKLGETHDGASTTDWMEQEKERGITITSAAVTCFWNKNQINIIDTPGHVDFTVEVERSLRVLDGAVAVFDGKEGVEPQSETVWRQADKYDVPRICFVNKMDKLGADFYFTVDTIVSRLGAKPLVLQLPIGAENDFVGVIDLVEMRALVWPGDAKGDVTMGAKYEIQEIPADLADKAAEYRQRLLETVAESDDALLEKFFGGEELTVAEIKGAIRKLTVAGDLYPVLCGSAFKNRGVQPMLDAVVDFLPSPLDVPAIEAHDPKDEEKIIERHPDANDPFAALAFKVAVHPFFGRLTYVRVYSGHLDSGAQVINSTKGKKERIGKIFQMHANKENPVDSLTAGNIYAVIGLKDTTTGDTLADPAEPVVLESMTFPEPVIEVAIEPKTKADQEKLGVAIQKLAEEDPTFRTELNPETGQTVIKGMGELHLDILVDRMKREFRVEANVGKPQVAYRETIKKAVERHDYTHKKQTGGSGQFAKIQFAIEPLEVTADKTYEFENKVTGGRIPREYIEPTNQGFQDAMNVGVLAGYPIVGVKAILLDGASHDVDSSEMAFKIAGSMGFKEALRKANPVILEPLMAVEVRTPEEYMGDVIGDLNSRRGQIQSMEDGSGIKIVRALVPLSEMFGYIGDLRSKTSGRAVYSMEFDSYSEVPRAVADEIVQKNKGE; encoded by the coding sequence GTGGCACAAGAAGTGCTCACCGACCTCAACAAGGTCCGCAATATCGGCATCATGGCGCACATCGATGCCGGCAAGACGACGACGACCGAGCGCATCCTGTTCTACACGGGCGTCAACCACAAGCTCGGCGAGACGCACGACGGCGCCTCGACCACCGACTGGATGGAGCAGGAGAAGGAGCGCGGCATCACGATCACGTCTGCCGCCGTGACCTGCTTCTGGAACAAGAACCAGATCAACATCATCGACACCCCCGGCCACGTCGACTTCACGGTCGAGGTCGAGCGTTCGCTGCGCGTCCTCGACGGCGCGGTGGCGGTCTTCGACGGCAAGGAGGGCGTCGAGCCCCAGTCCGAGACCGTCTGGCGTCAGGCCGACAAGTACGACGTCCCCCGCATCTGCTTCGTCAACAAGATGGACAAGCTGGGCGCCGACTTCTACTTCACCGTCGACACCATCGTCAGCCGCCTGGGTGCCAAGCCGCTCGTGCTGCAGCTCCCGATCGGCGCCGAGAACGACTTCGTGGGCGTCATCGACCTCGTCGAGATGCGCGCGCTGGTCTGGCCCGGCGACGCCAAGGGTGACGTGACCATGGGCGCGAAGTACGAGATCCAGGAGATCCCGGCCGACCTCGCCGACAAGGCCGCCGAGTACCGCCAGCGGCTCCTCGAGACCGTCGCCGAGTCCGACGACGCGCTGCTCGAGAAGTTCTTCGGCGGTGAAGAGCTGACCGTCGCCGAGATCAAGGGCGCGATCCGCAAGCTCACCGTCGCGGGCGACCTGTACCCCGTGCTCTGCGGCTCGGCGTTCAAGAACCGCGGTGTGCAGCCCATGCTCGACGCGGTCGTCGACTTCCTCCCCTCGCCCCTCGACGTGCCCGCCATCGAGGCGCACGACCCGAAGGACGAAGAGAAGATCATCGAGCGTCACCCCGACGCCAACGACCCGTTCGCGGCGCTGGCGTTCAAGGTCGCCGTGCACCCGTTCTTCGGTCGCCTCACCTACGTCCGCGTGTACTCGGGTCACCTCGACTCGGGCGCGCAGGTCATCAACTCGACCAAGGGCAAGAAGGAGCGCATCGGGAAGATCTTCCAGATGCACGCCAACAAGGAGAACCCGGTCGACTCGCTCACCGCGGGCAACATCTACGCCGTCATCGGCCTGAAGGACACCACCACCGGTGACACCCTGGCCGACCCGGCGGAGCCCGTCGTCCTCGAGTCGATGACGTTCCCCGAGCCCGTCATCGAGGTCGCGATCGAGCCGAAGACCAAGGCCGACCAGGAGAAGCTGGGTGTCGCCATCCAGAAGCTCGCCGAAGAGGACCCGACGTTCCGCACCGAGCTCAACCCCGAGACGGGTCAGACCGTCATCAAGGGCATGGGCGAGCTGCACCTCGACATCCTCGTCGACCGCATGAAGCGCGAGTTCCGCGTCGAGGCGAACGTCGGCAAGCCGCAGGTCGCGTACCGCGAGACGATCAAGAAGGCCGTCGAGCGTCACGACTACACCCACAAGAAGCAGACCGGTGGTTCGGGTCAGTTCGCGAAGATCCAGTTCGCGATCGAGCCCCTCGAGGTCACGGCCGACAAGACGTACGAGTTCGAGAACAAGGTCACCGGTGGCCGTATCCCGCGCGAGTACATCGAGCCGACCAACCAGGGCTTCCAGGACGCGATGAACGTCGGCGTGCTCGCCGGCTACCCCATCGTGGGTGTCAAGGCGATCCTGCTCGACGGCGCGTCGCACGACGTCGACTCGTCCGAGATGGCGTTCAAGATCGCCGGTTCGATGGGCTTCAAGGAGGCGCTGCGGAAGGCCAACCCGGTCATCCTCGAGCCTCTGATGGCCGTCGAGGTGCGTACGCCCGAGGAGTACATGGGCGACGTCATCGGCGACCTGAACTCCCGTCGTGGCCAGATCCAGTCGATGGAGGACGGCTCGGGCATCAAGATCGTCCGCGCTCTCGTCCCCCTGTCGGAGATGTTCGGCTACATCGGTGACCTGCGCTCGAAGACCTCGGGCCGCGCGGTCTACTCGATGGAGTTCGACAGCTACTCCGAGGTCCCCCGCGCGGTGGCCGACGAGATCGTCCAGAAGAACAAGGGCGAGTAA
- the rpsG gene encoding 30S ribosomal protein S7: MPRKGPAPRRVVVNDPVYGAPIVTQLVNKILVDGKKSIAESIVYTALKGVEAKNGQDAVATLKKALDNVRPTLEVKSRRVGGSTYQVPVEVKPHRANTLALRWLVSYAKGRREKTMTERLQNEILDASNGLGAAVKRREDTHKMAESNRAFAHYRW, translated from the coding sequence ATGCCTCGTAAGGGACCCGCGCCCCGCCGCGTCGTCGTCAACGACCCGGTCTACGGTGCTCCGATCGTCACGCAGCTCGTCAACAAGATCCTCGTCGACGGCAAGAAGTCCATCGCCGAGTCGATCGTCTACACCGCGCTCAAGGGTGTCGAGGCCAAGAACGGCCAGGACGCCGTCGCGACGCTGAAAAAGGCGCTCGACAACGTCCGTCCGACCCTCGAGGTCAAGAGCCGCCGCGTCGGTGGCTCGACCTACCAGGTGCCCGTCGAGGTCAAGCCGCACCGCGCGAACACGCTCGCGCTGCGCTGGCTCGTCTCGTACGCCAAGGGCCGTCGTGAGAAGACGATGACCGAGCGCCTGCAGAACGAGATCCTCGACGCCTCGAACGGCCTCGGTGCCGCGGTCAAGCGCCGCGAAGACACCCACAAGATGGCCGAGTCGAACCGCGCCTTCGCGCACTACCGCTGGTAA
- the rpsL gene encoding 30S ribosomal protein S12, which translates to MPTIQQLVRKGRSPKVTKTKAPALKANPQQAGVCTRVYTTTPKKPNSAMRKVARVKLRNGTEVTAYIPGEGHNLQEHSLVLVRGGRVKDLPGVRYKIVRGALDTQAVKNRKQARSRYGAKKG; encoded by the coding sequence GTGCCAACCATTCAGCAGTTGGTTCGCAAGGGTCGCTCGCCGAAGGTCACCAAGACCAAGGCGCCCGCTCTGAAGGCGAACCCCCAGCAGGCGGGTGTCTGCACCCGCGTGTACACGACCACGCCCAAGAAGCCGAACTCGGCCATGCGCAAGGTCGCACGTGTCAAGCTCCGCAACGGCACCGAGGTCACCGCCTACATCCCCGGCGAGGGCCACAACCTGCAGGAGCACTCGCTCGTGCTCGTCCGCGGTGGTCGTGTGAAGGACCTCCCCGGTGTCCGTTACAAGATCGTCCGCGGTGCGCTCGACACCCAGGCCGTCAAGAACCGTAAGCAGGCTCGCAGCCGCTACGGCGCGAAGAAGGGTTGA
- a CDS encoding DUF5684 domain-containing protein produces MTTSANESLLILLVVLSTVLGAVLYVWTALALAGLFRKTDEEPWQGWVPVLNIAVVLRIAGFSPWLVLIGLFPVAGPLVVYVLLVISANRIGRGFGVGPGMTVLAALLFVVWASILGLGPARWRQERTAEVTPPPWVFTPPLSESEQDDPQMRSPRAPEPTAPPTLATPTLSARHFSPEPLAASGEAVAEREETPTGLQPSPWAPPSPFAPAAVPEPAAVPEPAADLSTPTTAPAAAVVPFAGDAAAVEPEPEPEREREPQLAPGSEPAPAVEPRAAASASAERDSPVASTEGAPVDEPQPDRRPAFSEPAPREAREPILREPAPAAETRPEPADVASESSDADDDGSDDARWPSEIDDVSAISPSPFPSRAASDRPGVVPSFADPDAASGLGAGRRTWDAVPATPIARRAFARTPDEFPELSDEVSAVASAPAAGAPRTAEAAVPAQLRRAEGPDDGDIDHTVVVARRRVYWQLVLPDGEIAPLTGDVAIVGRQPAPDPEYPRAQLVAIEDSTRTVSKTHARLELRSGLWHITDLHSTNGVVLTNFLGTEIELEPGSDAPAGERFLLGDAELRIERPGA; encoded by the coding sequence ATGACCACCTCCGCCAACGAATCGCTCCTCATCCTCCTCGTCGTTCTCTCGACGGTGCTGGGTGCGGTCTTGTACGTCTGGACAGCGCTCGCGCTGGCCGGCCTGTTCCGCAAGACCGACGAGGAGCCGTGGCAGGGGTGGGTGCCCGTGCTGAACATCGCCGTGGTGCTGCGCATCGCCGGGTTCAGCCCGTGGCTCGTGCTCATCGGCCTCTTCCCCGTGGCCGGTCCCCTCGTGGTCTACGTGCTGCTGGTGATCTCCGCGAACCGCATCGGACGGGGCTTCGGCGTCGGGCCCGGCATGACGGTGCTCGCCGCTCTGCTCTTCGTCGTGTGGGCGAGCATCCTGGGACTCGGGCCCGCCCGTTGGCGCCAGGAGCGCACCGCCGAGGTCACGCCGCCGCCCTGGGTCTTCACCCCGCCGCTGTCCGAGTCGGAGCAGGACGACCCGCAGATGCGGTCGCCTCGCGCTCCGGAGCCCACGGCGCCGCCGACGCTCGCCACCCCGACGCTGTCCGCGCGGCACTTCAGCCCCGAGCCGCTGGCCGCCAGCGGCGAAGCTGTCGCCGAGCGCGAGGAGACGCCGACAGGCCTGCAACCTTCGCCGTGGGCGCCGCCGTCGCCCTTCGCCCCCGCCGCCGTTCCGGAGCCCGCCGCCGTTCCGGAGCCCGCCGCCGACCTCTCGACGCCTACGACCGCACCGGCTGCCGCGGTCGTACCGTTCGCGGGCGATGCTGCTGCTGTCGAGCCCGAGCCCGAGCCCGAGCGCGAGCGCGAGCCCCAGCTCGCGCCCGGGTCGGAGCCCGCGCCCGCAGTCGAGCCGCGGGCCGCGGCATCCGCTTCCGCCGAGCGCGATTCGCCGGTCGCGTCCACCGAGGGCGCCCCGGTCGACGAGCCGCAGCCCGACCGCAGGCCCGCGTTCTCCGAGCCGGCACCGCGGGAGGCGCGCGAGCCGATCCTCCGCGAGCCGGCGCCGGCGGCTGAGACTCGCCCGGAGCCCGCCGACGTCGCGTCGGAAAGCTCAGACGCTGACGACGACGGCTCGGACGACGCCCGCTGGCCGTCGGAGATCGACGACGTCTCGGCGATCTCGCCGTCGCCGTTCCCGTCGCGCGCGGCATCCGACCGCCCCGGGGTGGTGCCCTCGTTCGCCGATCCCGACGCCGCCTCCGGTCTCGGCGCGGGACGCCGGACGTGGGATGCCGTTCCCGCCACGCCGATCGCCCGCCGCGCATTCGCGCGGACCCCCGATGAGTTCCCCGAGCTGTCCGACGAGGTCTCCGCTGTCGCGAGCGCTCCCGCGGCCGGCGCACCGCGGACGGCGGAGGCGGCGGTGCCCGCACAGCTCCGCCGGGCAGAAGGGCCCGACGACGGCGACATCGACCACACCGTCGTCGTGGCGCGCCGCCGGGTCTACTGGCAGCTGGTGCTGCCCGACGGCGAGATCGCGCCGCTGACCGGCGACGTCGCCATCGTCGGACGTCAGCCCGCGCCCGACCCGGAATATCCCCGTGCCCAGCTCGTCGCCATCGAGGACAGCACGCGCACGGTGTCCAAGACGCACGCGCGACTGGAGCTGCGGTCGGGGCTGTGGCACATCACCGACCTCCATTCGACGAACGGCGTCGTCCTCACCAACTTCCTCGGAACCGAGATCGAGCTCGAGCCCGGATCCGACGCTCCGGCGGGCGAGCGTTTCCTCCTGGGCGACGCGGAACTGCGTATCGAGCGGCCCGGAGCCTGA
- a CDS encoding spermidine/putrescine ABC transporter substrate-binding protein → MERSIETQVSQAVDAWLRWLPRWQPATHRGRVAPCRRCIGSPVLSAVGLGSDVPHGVQHGLSTRMKSIVDAAVAEYTSRNLPMLQAELDQQAARNRARSYRPAEGLEPEFEGLPLDPDPVAGAPFLFTISGLAQESDQAVPDLPPLSSEAKAALRQEVGLADDYANMIGREVCAVLLHHRLRVQAAVAQHVEPQIEAMLAELTRSLDAPFEPGPDRGGAV, encoded by the coding sequence GTGGAGCGGTCGATCGAGACCCAGGTCAGCCAGGCGGTGGATGCCTGGCTGCGTTGGCTGCCGCGCTGGCAGCCGGCAACGCACCGCGGTCGGGTCGCTCCCTGTCGGCGGTGCATCGGCTCGCCCGTCCTGTCGGCGGTCGGTCTCGGATCCGACGTTCCCCACGGGGTGCAGCACGGTCTGTCCACGCGCATGAAGTCCATCGTGGATGCCGCCGTCGCGGAGTACACCTCGCGCAACCTGCCGATGCTGCAGGCCGAGCTCGATCAGCAGGCCGCGCGCAACCGGGCACGCAGCTATCGTCCGGCAGAGGGCCTCGAGCCCGAGTTCGAAGGTCTGCCGCTCGACCCCGATCCGGTGGCTGGAGCGCCGTTCCTCTTCACGATCTCGGGGCTGGCTCAGGAATCCGACCAGGCGGTGCCCGATCTCCCGCCGCTCAGCAGCGAGGCCAAGGCGGCCCTGCGTCAAGAGGTGGGTCTCGCCGACGACTACGCGAACATGATCGGGCGCGAGGTGTGCGCGGTGCTCCTGCACCACCGGCTCCGCGTTCAGGCGGCCGTGGCGCAGCATGTGGAACCGCAGATCGAGGCGATGCTCGCCGAGCTCACCCGGTCACTCGACGCTCCCTTCGAACCGGGCCCCGATCGCGGCGGCGCGGTGTGA
- a CDS encoding ABC transporter: protein MSDPKYGEPVDEPQPVDDVVGSARAGLADAEASRGAVSVDDWDAAYSGSGNLPERSATADDTERPASDGTTAAADAARIDAASHDERTDTVGSSATSDSWNSPSEWDSPRDADTATTGDPDAAASTTDAASGTAAAAGAAATSDTATRAYRADEADRASTVSASEPVAETPATAAPSPQPIFVQAPEAPTPRGNRGAAGAIGLLAAIAFALIYLGAALGIDAVRGEVTTANIADQALAAATSWWFWVPVAVFFLAFWILGAFINRGRWGLWVLLGLLVGLASYAGHIAGQLFQAPFWTIAPSQALTIVGEQAFAPLALVALVAGRELTIWFGAWVAARGRRVTEINAEAQREYERTLEAGPQLHRY from the coding sequence ATGAGCGACCCCAAGTACGGCGAGCCGGTCGACGAGCCGCAGCCGGTGGACGACGTCGTGGGCAGTGCCCGGGCAGGGCTCGCCGACGCCGAGGCGTCGCGCGGTGCGGTCTCGGTCGACGACTGGGACGCCGCATACTCTGGCTCCGGCAACCTCCCGGAGCGGTCCGCGACCGCTGACGACACGGAGCGCCCCGCGTCCGACGGCACGACCGCTGCGGCGGATGCCGCCCGGATCGATGCCGCTTCGCACGACGAGCGCACCGACACCGTCGGCTCGTCCGCGACCTCCGACAGCTGGAACTCGCCCAGCGAGTGGGACTCCCCGCGCGACGCGGACACCGCGACCACCGGAGACCCGGATGCCGCGGCATCCACCACCGATGCTGCCTCCGGCACCGCTGCCGCCGCCGGCGCAGCCGCCACGAGCGATACCGCGACGCGCGCCTACCGTGCCGACGAGGCCGATCGGGCGAGCACGGTGAGCGCGAGCGAGCCCGTCGCCGAGACCCCGGCGACCGCCGCGCCGAGCCCGCAGCCCATCTTCGTGCAGGCGCCCGAGGCGCCCACCCCGCGTGGCAACCGCGGTGCGGCCGGCGCCATCGGTCTCCTGGCCGCCATCGCCTTCGCGCTGATCTACCTGGGTGCGGCGCTGGGGATCGATGCCGTGCGCGGTGAGGTCACGACCGCCAACATCGCCGACCAGGCTCTGGCAGCCGCCACCTCGTGGTGGTTCTGGGTACCCGTCGCGGTGTTCTTCCTGGCGTTCTGGATCCTGGGCGCGTTCATCAATCGCGGACGGTGGGGTCTCTGGGTCCTCCTCGGCCTGCTGGTGGGTCTCGCGTCCTACGCGGGTCACATCGCCGGACAGCTCTTCCAGGCCCCGTTCTGGACGATCGCGCCCAGCCAGGCGCTCACGATCGTCGGCGAGCAGGCATTCGCGCCCCTAGCGCTGGTGGCTCTGGTCGCCGGTCGCGAGCTGACGATCTGGTTCGGCGCCTGGGTCGCCGCCCGCGGTCGCCGCGTCACCGAGATCAACGCCGAGGCGCAGCGCGAGTACGAGCGCACCCTCGAGGCGGGGCCGCAGCTGCACCGCTACTGA